From Homalodisca vitripennis isolate AUS2020 chromosome 1, UT_GWSS_2.1, whole genome shotgun sequence, the proteins below share one genomic window:
- the LOC124353099 gene encoding flavin reductase (NADPH)-like: protein MKNIAIFGATGMTGVCVIKAALDKGLKIRALLRDPTKLPKEYNGKVDVIKGDVLHAEDVKRTLEGQDAVIVVLGTRNHLGPTTVMSDGLKNIIAGMKALNISVVSVCLSLFLFYDPKKVPVMYHEVTADHRRMFEALKTSGLQWVAVNAAYISDQRSTGYIVQHDANPRYSTVSKYDLAQFFVDSLTKPEHFQKAVGIASNPRR, encoded by the exons atgaaaaacattgcAATATTTGGTGCTACCGGAATGACTGGTGTCTGTGTAATTAAAGCAGCTTTGGACAAAG GTTTGAAAATTCGAGCCCTTTTAAGGGATCCaactaaattaccaaaagaaTATAATGGAAAAGTTGATGTTATCAAGGGTGATGTTTTACATGCTGAAGACGTTAAACGCACTTTGGAGGGGCAAGACGCAGTAATAGTGGTTCTCGGAACAAGAAACCACTTAG gTCCAACAACAGTGATGTCGGATGGTCTGAAAAACATAATAGCAGGGATGAAGGCACTAAACATTAGTGTAGTCTCGGTCTGTCTATCAT TGTTCTTATTCTACGACCCTAAGAAGGTGCCAGTGATGTACCACGAAGTCACTGCCGACCACAGGAGGATGTTCGAGGCCCTGAAGACAAGTGGATTACAGTGGGTTGCTGTCAACGCCGCCTACATCAGTGACCAACGTTCCACCGGTTACATCGTACAACACGACGCAAATCCGAGATACTCGACCGTTTCTAAATACGACCTGGCCCAGTTCTTCGTGGACAGTCTGACAAAGCCAGAACACTTCCAAAAAGCGGTTGGAATCGCCAGCAATCCTCGAAGATAA